The Euphorbia lathyris chromosome 3, ddEupLath1.1, whole genome shotgun sequence genome contains a region encoding:
- the LOC136222101 gene encoding protein AUXIN SIGNALING F-BOX 2, with protein MNYFPDEVLEHVFDFVKSHSDRNAVSQVCKSWYRIESCSRQKVFIGNCYAVSPERVMERFPSVKSLTLKGKPHFADFNLVPHDWGGCVYPWIEAFARNRIGLEELRLKRMVVSDDSLDLMSRSFMNFKSLVLVSCEGFTTDGLASVAANCRFLSELDLQENEVEDHRGHWLSCFPDNSTSLVSLNFACLKGDINLGVLERLVARSPNLKSLRLNRAVPLDTLQKILMQGHELLDLGVGSYVHDPHSETYNKLVTAIQKCRSVRSLSGFLDVAPHCLPAFHWICPSLTSLNLSYAPGIQGSDLTKLICHCRKLQRLWILDCIGDKGLEVVASTCKDLQELRVFPSDPYVGNAAVTEVGLVAISSGCPKLHSILYFCQQMTNAALITVAKNCPNFTRFRLCILDPTKPDAVTMQPLDEGFGAIVHSCRGLRRLSLSGLLTDQVFLYIGMYAEQLEMLSIAFAGDSDKGMQYVLNGCKNLRKLEIRDSPFGNAALLMDVGKYETMRSLWMSSCEVTLGGCKTLAKKMPLLNVEIMNENEHADFSADDMQKVDKLYLYRTLVGRRKDAPDFVCTL; from the exons ATGAATTATTTTCCAGATGAGGTATTAGAGCATGTCTTCGATTTTGTAAAATCACACAGTGACCGAAACGCGGTGTCTCAAGTCTGTAAATCATGGTATAGGATCGAAAGCTGTAGCAGGCAGAAGGTATTCATAGGAAATTGCTATGCTGTGAGTCCAGAGAGAGTGATGGAGAGATTTCCTAGTGTAAAGTCCCTTACTTTGAAGGGAAAGCCTCACTTTGCTGATTTCAATCTGGTTCCACATGATTGGGGAGGCTGTGTTTACCCCTGGATTGAAGCTTTTGCCCGGAATAGGATTGGCCTGGAGGAGCTCCGGCTGAAGAGGATGGTGGTTTCCGATGATAGCCTGGACCTGATGTCTAGGTCTTTTATGAATTTCAAGTCATTGGTTCTTGTTAGTTGTGAAGGCTTCACAACTGACGGTCTTGCTTCTGTTGCTGCTAATTGTAG GTTCCTTAGTGAGCTAGACCTGCAAGAAAATGAAGTTGAGGATCATAGAGGCCATTGGCTTAGTTGTTTTCCGGACAACTCCACATCTCTTGTTTCGCTTAATTTTGCTTGCCTCAAGGGGGATATTAATTTAGGAGTTTTGGAGAGACTTGTAGCAAGATCTCCAAATCTCAAGAGCTTGAGGTTAAACCGTGCTGTCCCACTTGATACGCTGCAAAAGATATTGATGCAAGGGCATGAATTATTGGACTTGGGTGTAGGATCTTATGTACATGATCCACATTCTGAAACCTACAATAAGTTAGTGACCGCCATTCAAAAGTGTAGATCAGTCAGGAGTTTGTCCGGGTTTTTGGATGTTGCACCTCACTGCCTGCCAGCCTTTCACTGGATATGTCCGAGCCTCACCTCCTTGAACCTAAGTTATGCTCCAGGAATTCAAGGTAGTGATCTTACGAAACTAATTTGCCACTGCAGGAAACTTCAGCGTTTATGG ATTCTGGACTGTATTGGTGATAAAGGTCTAGAAGTCGTGGCTTCCACTTGCAAGGACTTGCAGGAATTGAGGGTTTTCCCTTCTGATCCCTATGTCGGGAATGCAGCAGTGACAGAAGTAGGCCTAGTTGCAATTTCCAGTGGTTGCCCCAAGCTTCACTCCATTTTGTACTTCTGTCAGCAGATGACAAATGCAGCCCTAATAACAGTAGCTAAGAACTGCCCCAATTTCACCCGCTTCAGGTTGTGCATCCTTGATCCCACAAAACCGGACGCTGTGACTATGCAGCCACTGGATGAAGGTTTTGGGGCAATTGTTCATTCATGCAGGGGCCTCAGGCGGTTATCACTTTCTGGCCTTTTAACTGATCAAGTGTTTCTCTACATTGGTATGTATGCCGAGCAGCTCGAAATGCTTTCGATAGCGTTTGCTGGGGATAGTGACAAAGGAATGCAGTATGTGTTAAATGGTTGCAAAAATCTGCGCAAGTTAGAGATCAGGGACAGCCCTTTTGGTAATGCAGCACTTCTAATGGACGTGGGGAAGTATGAGACAATGCGATCCCTTTGGATGTCGTCCTGTGAAGTTACTCTTGGAGGGTGCAAGACTCTTGCAAAGAAGATGCCGCTGCTGAATGTGGAGATCATGAACGAAAATGAGCATGCAGATTTTAGTGCAGATGATATGCAGAAAGTAGATAAGTTGTATCTATATCGGACTTTGGTAGGGCGACGGAAAGATGCACCAGACTTTGTCTGCACTTTGTAG